A window from Elusimicrobiota bacterium encodes these proteins:
- the topA gene encoding type I DNA topoisomerase codes for MPDTEADDNTPAKAPKAAKAPKAVKAPKAAKAPKAAKAPKAPKASAPGTGPDLVIVESPAKQRTISRFLKKGYVVASSYGHVRDLPEKSLGVDEAHGFEPTYALLTRTKKLLPDLKKLAKEAGCVYLATDHDREGESIAWHLVQILELEDARARRITFHEITPHAIQDALKSPRNVDMNLVQAQQARRVIDRLLGYKLSPLLWRKIRRGLSAGRVQSVACRLLVEREKEISGFSSEAYWTLKVRLEKAGSPPVFEARLTHWKGEKIETVRAFKLFSEEYRVKATPFRTREEIDAVVSAVASGPFDVIEVKRKEVRRRPQPPFITSTLQQAASQRLGYAADRTMMIAQQLYEGVDVGKGEPAGLITYMRTDSVNVATIAQTEARSFLLASPDYGAQFAPETSPVYASKVRGAQEAHEAIRPTGMRPPEELRAYLTPEQFKLYDLVFRRFLASQMADAVYDTVAADVRSGEALFRANGRTLKFEGFLRAWKAGTKAAETEEFKEEDEADEESAEGRLPELQTGDKLALDGADGVCAEDHKTSPPPCYNEASLIRALEKHGIGRPSTYAPTIKTIIERGYVDRAPKDRRLTPTDLGRIVVEKLKLHFPDQLDLGYTAQVEEQLDEIAEGQRPWREVVQGFHDPLIKALALAQETMEDSRVKPQESDEKCPLCGEPMLIRESRFGKYLSCSRFPKCKGKAQLDAEGKRVVPQQTDEKCDLCGKGMVIRTGRKGRFLACSGYPACRNTFSLDAEGKKIEGSRPVLTSRKCNKCSSPMWMRLGKRGHFLACSGFPKCRNIKPLSKEDAETIQAEPPVKPVPRK; via the coding sequence ATGCCCGATACTGAAGCCGACGACAATACTCCCGCCAAGGCGCCCAAGGCGGCCAAGGCCCCGAAGGCGGTGAAAGCCCCGAAGGCGGCCAAAGCCCCCAAGGCGGCGAAGGCGCCGAAGGCCCCCAAGGCCTCCGCGCCGGGCACCGGACCCGACCTCGTCATCGTCGAGTCGCCCGCGAAGCAGCGCACGATCTCGCGCTTCCTGAAGAAGGGCTACGTCGTCGCCAGCTCCTACGGCCACGTGCGCGACCTCCCCGAGAAGAGTCTCGGCGTCGACGAGGCGCACGGCTTCGAGCCCACGTACGCCCTGCTGACGCGCACCAAGAAGCTCCTCCCCGACCTCAAGAAGCTCGCCAAGGAGGCCGGCTGCGTCTACCTCGCCACCGACCATGACCGCGAGGGAGAATCCATCGCCTGGCACCTCGTGCAGATCCTCGAGCTCGAGGACGCCCGCGCGCGGCGCATCACCTTCCACGAGATCACGCCGCACGCCATCCAGGACGCGCTCAAGAGCCCGCGCAACGTCGACATGAACCTCGTCCAGGCCCAGCAGGCCCGGCGCGTCATCGACCGCCTGCTCGGCTACAAGCTCTCGCCGCTCCTCTGGCGGAAGATCCGGCGCGGCCTCTCCGCCGGCCGCGTGCAGTCCGTCGCCTGCCGCCTGCTCGTCGAGCGCGAGAAGGAGATCTCGGGCTTCTCCTCCGAGGCCTACTGGACGCTCAAGGTCCGCCTCGAGAAGGCGGGCTCCCCGCCGGTCTTCGAGGCGCGGCTGACCCACTGGAAGGGCGAGAAGATCGAGACCGTCCGCGCCTTCAAGCTCTTCTCCGAGGAGTACCGGGTCAAGGCCACCCCCTTCCGCACCCGCGAAGAGATCGACGCCGTCGTCTCCGCGGTCGCCTCCGGTCCCTTCGACGTCATCGAGGTCAAGCGCAAGGAAGTCCGCCGCCGTCCCCAGCCGCCCTTCATCACCAGCACGCTCCAGCAGGCCGCTTCCCAGCGGCTCGGCTACGCGGCCGACCGCACGATGATGATCGCCCAGCAGCTCTACGAAGGCGTCGACGTGGGCAAGGGCGAGCCCGCCGGTCTCATCACCTACATGCGTACGGACTCCGTCAACGTGGCGACCATCGCCCAGACGGAGGCCCGGAGCTTCCTGCTCGCGAGCCCCGATTACGGCGCCCAGTTCGCGCCCGAGACCTCGCCGGTCTACGCGAGCAAGGTCCGCGGCGCCCAGGAGGCGCACGAGGCGATCCGCCCCACCGGCATGCGCCCGCCGGAGGAGCTGCGCGCCTACCTGACCCCCGAGCAGTTCAAGCTCTACGACCTCGTCTTCCGCCGCTTCCTGGCCAGCCAGATGGCCGACGCGGTCTACGACACCGTCGCCGCCGACGTCCGCAGCGGCGAGGCCCTCTTCCGCGCCAACGGCCGCACCCTCAAGTTCGAGGGCTTCCTGCGCGCCTGGAAGGCCGGGACGAAGGCCGCCGAGACCGAGGAGTTCAAGGAGGAGGACGAGGCCGACGAGGAGAGCGCCGAGGGACGCCTGCCCGAGCTGCAGACGGGCGACAAGCTCGCCCTCGACGGGGCCGACGGCGTCTGCGCCGAGGACCATAAGACCTCCCCGCCCCCCTGCTACAACGAAGCCAGCCTCATCCGCGCGCTCGAGAAGCACGGCATCGGACGCCCCTCGACCTACGCGCCGACCATCAAGACCATCATCGAGCGCGGCTACGTCGACCGCGCGCCCAAGGACCGGCGGCTGACCCCGACCGACCTCGGGCGGATCGTCGTCGAGAAGCTCAAGCTCCACTTCCCCGACCAGCTCGACCTCGGCTACACGGCCCAGGTCGAAGAGCAGCTCGACGAGATCGCCGAGGGCCAGCGCCCCTGGCGCGAGGTCGTCCAGGGCTTCCACGACCCCCTGATCAAGGCGCTCGCCCTGGCCCAGGAGACGATGGAGGACTCGCGCGTGAAGCCGCAGGAGAGCGACGAGAAGTGCCCGCTCTGCGGCGAGCCCATGCTCATCCGCGAGAGCCGCTTCGGCAAGTACCTCTCCTGCTCGCGCTTCCCCAAGTGCAAGGGAAAGGCGCAGCTCGACGCCGAGGGCAAGCGGGTCGTCCCCCAGCAGACCGACGAGAAGTGCGACCTCTGCGGCAAGGGGATGGTCATCCGCACCGGGCGCAAGGGGCGCTTCCTCGCCTGCTCGGGCTACCCGGCCTGCCGCAACACCTTCTCCCTCGACGCCGAGGGCAAGAAGATCGAGGGCTCCCGTCCCGTCCTGACCTCGCGCAAGTGCAACAAGTGCTCGAGCCCGATGTGGATGCGGCTGGGCAAGCGCGGGCACTTCCTCGCCTGCTCGGGTTTCCCGAAGTGCCGGAACATCAAGCCCCTCTCCAAAGAGGACGCTGAGACGATTCAGGCCGAACCGCCGGTGAAGCCCGTCCCGCGCAAATAA
- the dprA gene encoding DNA-processing protein DprA: MSDRLLRLEDPGYPEVLREVADAPSLLHVRGVLPPSAGAVAIVGSRKATPYGRRMARRLAEGCARAGVPVVSGLARGVDTEAHLAALDAGGTTWAVLGCGLDVAYPPENAALAERIVRSGGALLSEFPPGTPPLAAHFPRRNRIISALACAVVVVEGDLRSGSLITARIALAQGREVFAVPGPADSPLSAGPLELLRQGAALARGYEDLAEELPELLPAPASTVDSGPACAAQLSADEGKIIELLASSSMTVEELAAGTGWPTPRLLGVLTELEGRDLVLAMAGQRYARY; the protein is encoded by the coding sequence TTGAGCGACCGCCTCCTGCGCCTCGAGGACCCCGGCTACCCCGAGGTCTTGCGCGAGGTCGCCGACGCGCCGTCCCTGCTCCACGTGCGCGGGGTCCTGCCGCCTTCGGCGGGCGCCGTCGCGATCGTCGGCTCGCGGAAGGCGACCCCCTACGGCCGGCGCATGGCCCGCCGCCTCGCCGAGGGCTGCGCCCGCGCCGGGGTCCCGGTGGTCAGCGGCCTGGCCCGCGGGGTGGACACCGAGGCGCATCTCGCCGCGCTCGACGCCGGGGGGACGACCTGGGCCGTGCTCGGCTGCGGCCTCGACGTCGCCTATCCGCCCGAGAACGCCGCGCTCGCCGAGCGCATCGTCCGTTCCGGCGGCGCCCTCCTCAGCGAGTTCCCGCCCGGGACCCCGCCGCTGGCCGCCCATTTCCCGCGCCGCAACCGGATCATCTCCGCGCTGGCCTGCGCCGTGGTCGTCGTCGAGGGCGACCTCCGCTCCGGCTCCCTCATCACGGCCCGCATCGCCCTCGCCCAGGGCCGCGAGGTCTTCGCCGTCCCCGGGCCCGCCGACTCCCCGCTGAGCGCCGGCCCGCTCGAGCTCCTGCGCCAGGGCGCCGCGCTCGCCCGGGGCTACGAGGACCTCGCCGAGGAGCTGCCCGAACTGCTCCCCGCGCCCGCTTCCACCGTCGATTCCGGACCCGCTTGCGCCGCCCAGTTGAGCGCGGACGAGGGAAAAATCATAGAATTGCTCGCTTCAAGCTCCATGACCGTAGAGGAGCTCGCCGCCGGGACCGGCTGGCCGACGCCGCGCCTGCTTGGAGTCCTGACGGAACTCGAAGGCCGGGACCTGGTCCTGGCCATGGCTGGTCAAAGATATGCCCGATACTGA
- a CDS encoding helix-turn-helix transcriptional regulator, translating to MSSSSSNDAAAADAAPFVELVRRAMDARALGLRELCRAADLDPSFLSKVLSGKRNPPAEEDALRRLAGALGLDATRLAVCAGRIPSEWRRVRVDEDSFRAAHALITGSARERTEEAPPPPARGWRSPARPAPARPESRPRPAADLPLRPSRPFGEELL from the coding sequence ATGAGTTCATCAAGTTCAAATGACGCGGCGGCCGCCGACGCGGCACCTTTCGTCGAGCTCGTCCGGCGCGCGATGGACGCGCGGGCGCTCGGTCTGAGGGAGCTCTGCCGCGCGGCGGACCTCGACCCCTCCTTCCTCTCGAAGGTCCTTTCGGGCAAGCGCAACCCTCCCGCCGAGGAGGACGCCCTGCGGCGCCTCGCGGGTGCGCTCGGCCTCGACGCGACGCGCCTGGCGGTGTGCGCCGGGCGCATCCCCTCCGAGTGGCGCCGCGTGCGCGTCGACGAGGACTCCTTCCGCGCCGCGCACGCCCTCATCACCGGCTCTGCGCGCGAGCGGACCGAAGAAGCGCCCCCGCCGCCCGCGCGGGGCTGGCGGAGCCCCGCGCGGCCCGCGCCGGCCCGGCCGGAGTCCCGACCGCGGCCCGCCGCCGACCTGCCCCTGCGCCCTTCCCGTCCCTTCGGCGAGGAGCTCCTTTGA
- a CDS encoding tyrosine-type recombinase/integrase, translating to MRSCVQRFLSHLRAARNLSEHTLRAYRSDLAEFERFWEARGWGAEEPSRLDRQRLRVWLSELSGRPIRRTSVLRKIAALRSLVRWLIEEDVLRRDPFLNLPMPRREGRLPRFLSSPETESLLEKGAPGDRLLDLRDRAVLELFFSSGLRRGELARLNVGDVDFVGGTVRVFGKGSRERVVPVGHAALRVLRAYLEARPVGGPERRRDGARGEGHARRPGDGLVGSSPLWLNARGGRLGEGSVAQVVRRAARKAGLLKGVTPHALRHSFATQMLGRGCDVRTLQEMLGHRSLSTTQVYTHATLEGIRRVYEKAHPRGAPARSPSPPDTPSPARRARGTEKEDE from the coding sequence GTGAGAAGCTGCGTCCAGCGCTTCCTGTCGCACCTGCGCGCTGCCCGCAACCTCTCCGAGCACACCCTCCGGGCCTACCGCTCCGACCTCGCCGAGTTCGAGCGCTTCTGGGAGGCCCGCGGCTGGGGCGCGGAGGAGCCCTCCCGCCTCGACCGCCAGCGCCTGCGCGTCTGGCTCTCCGAACTCTCCGGGCGGCCCATCCGCCGCACCTCCGTCCTTCGCAAGATCGCCGCGCTGCGCTCGCTGGTGCGCTGGCTCATCGAAGAGGACGTCCTCCGCCGCGACCCCTTCCTCAACCTGCCCATGCCGCGCCGCGAGGGGCGCCTGCCCCGCTTCCTCAGCTCTCCCGAGACGGAGTCCCTGCTCGAGAAGGGGGCCCCGGGGGACCGCCTCCTCGACCTGCGCGACCGCGCCGTGCTCGAGCTCTTCTTCTCGAGCGGCCTGCGCCGCGGCGAGCTGGCCCGGCTCAACGTAGGCGACGTGGACTTCGTCGGCGGCACCGTGCGCGTCTTCGGCAAGGGCTCGCGCGAACGCGTCGTCCCCGTCGGACACGCCGCGCTGCGCGTCCTGCGCGCCTACCTCGAGGCCCGTCCCGTCGGCGGGCCTGAGCGCCGACGGGACGGCGCGAGAGGAGAAGGGCACGCGCGCCGACCCGGCGACGGGCTCGTCGGTTCGAGCCCTCTCTGGCTCAACGCGCGGGGGGGGCGGCTCGGCGAGGGCTCCGTCGCCCAGGTCGTGCGCCGCGCGGCCCGCAAGGCGGGCCTCCTCAAGGGCGTGACCCCGCACGCGCTGCGCCACAGCTTCGCCACTCAGATGCTCGGGCGCGGCTGCGACGTCCGCACGCTCCAGGAGATGCTCGGCCACCGCTCGCTCTCCACCACCCAGGTCTACACCCACGCCACGCTCGAGGGGATCCGCCGGGTCTACGAGAAGGCGCATCCGCGGGGAGCGCCGGCGCGCTCCCCCTCACCCCCCGATACCCCCTCTCCCGCACGGCGGGCGAGGGGGACCGAGAAGGAGGATGAGTGA
- a CDS encoding HEAT repeat domain-containing protein — protein MVTIARLFLLATLASSVPVRAEEPSASPVVPAAAARSAAQWRLLARDLARPQGPERAAAEKAVAGLKDADVKALVGAMRGDRDRLIAGSILHGMGRRATAPLFGLLDDPDLSVRAAGLVVDAAGPGMVEDAPRLLACLRGRSDVRLYCGQALVKLSGPAARKHVPALAEALSDPDADVRAYAATALGLVGKGASGAKTALQAAAKDADASVRAAAKTALGRLRG, from the coding sequence ATGGTAACGATCGCCCGATTGTTCCTCCTGGCGACCCTGGCCTCGTCCGTCCCCGTCCGGGCGGAGGAGCCCTCGGCGTCTCCCGTCGTCCCGGCGGCTGCGGCGCGGTCCGCGGCCCAATGGCGTCTCCTCGCGCGCGACCTCGCCCGCCCCCAGGGTCCGGAGCGCGCGGCGGCCGAGAAGGCCGTCGCCGGCCTCAAGGACGCCGACGTGAAGGCCCTGGTCGGCGCCATGCGCGGGGACCGCGACCGCCTCATCGCGGGGTCCATCCTCCACGGCATGGGCCGCCGCGCGACGGCGCCGCTCTTCGGACTGCTGGACGACCCGGACCTCTCCGTGCGCGCCGCCGGCCTCGTCGTCGACGCCGCCGGGCCCGGCATGGTCGAGGACGCCCCCCGGCTCCTCGCCTGCCTGCGCGGCCGCTCGGACGTGCGGCTCTACTGCGGCCAGGCCCTCGTCAAGCTCTCCGGTCCCGCGGCGAGGAAGCACGTCCCCGCGCTCGCCGAAGCGCTCTCCGACCCCGACGCCGACGTCCGCGCCTACGCCGCGACGGCGCTGGGCCTGGTGGGGAAGGGCGCCTCCGGGGCGAAGACGGCGCTCCAAGCCGCGGCGAAGGACGCCGACGCGTCGGTGCGCGCGGCGGCGAAGACGGCGCTCGGGAGGCTCCGTGGCTAA
- a CDS encoding tetratricopeptide repeat protein, translating to MKKFVISVVLVIFGVGYIRSHYTFHDVVVYNQKHPDPRRSPQVAYYVGMTTFLRSDFPTATEAFTQLLTDYPTCQYAPKALLRLGTIYSEQQKWEDARIQFQRYIEEYPSGPDIETVKNKYEFIKFK from the coding sequence ATGAAGAAGTTCGTCATCTCCGTCGTCCTCGTCATCTTCGGCGTGGGCTATATCCGCAGCCACTATACCTTCCACGACGTGGTCGTCTACAACCAGAAGCATCCCGACCCGAGGCGCTCACCTCAGGTGGCCTACTACGTGGGGATGACGACCTTCCTGCGCAGCGACTTCCCGACGGCCACGGAGGCCTTCACCCAGCTGCTGACCGACTATCCGACCTGTCAGTACGCGCCGAAGGCGCTGCTGCGCCTCGGGACGATCTACTCCGAGCAGCAGAAGTGGGAGGACGCGCGGATCCAGTTCCAGCGCTACATCGAGGAGTATCCGAGCGGGCCGGACATCGAGACGGTGAAGAACAAGTATGAGTTCATCAAGTTCAAATGA
- a CDS encoding glycosyltransferase family 39 protein: MSAAKNAPCPCGSGRKFKSCCMFRAPESSSPEGGVSRWAFRALFGALAVVYVLALRSYFVGYFNDDAFYLIGAKSLLQGRYVQLHAPTEAAFIQYLPGYPLLLAPLLAFFAETSVVLQLYSILLLCAALVLLERLWRASSSSGVRFAALALFGASPIAVSLSGAVLAEGPYLLWTALVFTALSRVWERDDAKTWLLVGALAGYGALLRPNGICLPVSAALALLFSGRFRSAAVCLSAGLAPVGGFYLRNVFHAGLGTVYLGELRAPFAGGEAGLAQAWTLVGGNAWFYLRAVFVKVFLSWPEPFASGVLGALTVAVGAAAALRGARREGEAGWERCARIHVALYAAVLLVWFKQAPRYLLPILPFVFLYLFRGLESWTRRLPARAASSVLWGALAAGLLLCAPLNVHHLRASLYWATPVNTPALNTFRWIRENTRPDEVFAAEMQGRLYLYTGRRGWRIPKVEAPLELARWARGSGVTRILSASADASMPTVTRTASGEALAQPLLERLLSDSRFFEKDFTDARERTAVYRVLP, translated from the coding sequence ATGAGCGCCGCGAAGAACGCCCCCTGTCCCTGCGGCAGCGGACGCAAGTTCAAGAGCTGCTGCATGTTCCGCGCGCCGGAGTCGTCCTCGCCGGAGGGGGGGGTGTCCCGGTGGGCGTTCAGGGCCCTTTTCGGGGCCCTGGCCGTCGTCTATGTCCTGGCGCTGCGCAGCTACTTCGTCGGCTACTTCAACGACGACGCCTTCTATCTCATCGGGGCGAAGTCCCTGCTCCAGGGGCGCTATGTCCAGCTCCACGCCCCGACCGAAGCGGCGTTCATCCAGTACCTGCCGGGCTACCCCCTGCTGCTCGCCCCCCTGCTCGCGTTCTTCGCGGAGACGTCGGTCGTCCTCCAGCTCTACTCGATCCTGCTGCTCTGCGCGGCCCTCGTCCTGCTCGAGCGGCTTTGGCGCGCCTCCTCCTCCTCGGGGGTCCGCTTCGCCGCGCTGGCGCTCTTCGGCGCCAGCCCGATCGCCGTCTCCCTGTCGGGCGCCGTGCTCGCCGAAGGGCCCTATCTTCTCTGGACGGCGCTCGTCTTCACGGCGCTCTCCAGGGTCTGGGAGAGGGACGATGCGAAGACCTGGCTCCTTGTCGGGGCGCTGGCCGGCTACGGCGCCCTGCTGCGTCCCAACGGGATCTGTCTGCCCGTCTCCGCGGCCCTCGCCCTGCTCTTCTCCGGCCGGTTCCGCTCCGCCGCGGTCTGTCTCTCCGCCGGGCTGGCGCCCGTCGGCGGCTTCTATCTGCGCAACGTCTTCCACGCGGGGCTCGGGACCGTCTACCTCGGAGAGCTTCGGGCGCCCTTCGCGGGAGGGGAGGCGGGGCTGGCGCAGGCGTGGACGCTGGTCGGCGGCAACGCGTGGTTCTACCTCCGGGCCGTGTTCGTGAAGGTGTTCCTCTCCTGGCCGGAGCCGTTCGCGAGCGGAGTCCTCGGCGCCCTGACCGTCGCCGTCGGCGCCGCGGCGGCTCTCCGGGGTGCCCGTCGGGAGGGGGAGGCCGGCTGGGAGCGCTGCGCCCGCATCCATGTCGCGCTCTACGCCGCGGTCCTCCTCGTGTGGTTCAAGCAGGCGCCGAGGTATCTGCTCCCGATCCTGCCCTTCGTCTTCCTTTACCTTTTCCGCGGGCTGGAGTCGTGGACGCGCAGGCTGCCGGCGCGGGCGGCCTCCTCCGTGCTCTGGGGCGCGCTGGCGGCGGGACTCCTGCTCTGCGCCCCGCTGAACGTCCATCACCTGCGCGCCTCGCTGTACTGGGCGACGCCCGTCAACACTCCCGCGCTGAACACCTTCCGCTGGATCCGCGAGAACACGCGCCCCGACGAGGTCTTCGCCGCGGAGATGCAGGGACGGCTCTACCTGTACACCGGGCGACGGGGCTGGCGGATCCCGAAAGTCGAAGCCCCGCTCGAACTCGCGCGCTGGGCCCGGGGGTCCGGAGTGACCCGCATCCTGTCGGCCTCCGCGGACGCGTCCATGCCGACGGTGACGCGGACGGCTTCCGGTGAGGCCCTGGCTCAACCGCTCCTCGAGAGGCTCCTCTCCGACTCCCGCTTCTTCGAAAAGGACTTCACGGACGCGAGGGAGCGGACGGCGGTCTACCGGGTGCTGCCGTAG
- a CDS encoding SEC-C domain-containing protein produces the protein MSPTSRNAPCPCGSGRKAKDCCSSGKGAAAGPDAAADSPLLRGGLLAAFVAFLLCRLYFKIWDPDLWFHLSIGRYIVQHGLIPHANLFSWTDPAQPWVVHEWLSQVLFYGVYSRFSAGGVLLLRMTVFLAVFGVLLRSVRRPGWELLNIGGLAVAAHAAAMRFNDRPEMFSALFIAVQLLVLERRRRGEKAPLWVIPLIQALWANMHGYYLLGIALIVLYWAGTAWSEGLRRSRDLAVLAGAALLACLANPRFGACLLHTLRSARLSMEANIHEFAPTFSSWADFRETGWFEIEKLAVWLPALCLLSNRRRVPAAHWLVWAAFLGMYLRSQRNLLFIAVLAFPIALWNLREALEEWVGAHPSFAPRRLKPVLGVLLAGALLWSAQDFASGRFYRRGGYFLAPGTGFSSLHSPVGACDYVVDAGLQGPAFNNYVAGNYLLWRFPDRKVFIDGRGVEAYGRAFFSSYWDIAGGKVPLAAFTARYPVRYFLIDPFQDPGVVPLLRALGRDPAWKPAYIDHAGVVFVPSSDERPMTLRRPGGAGGSREPRQLVWEHYNLGSILLWLGKDALAQKEFSEVFRMEPDFST, from the coding sequence TTGAGTCCGACCTCCCGCAACGCCCCCTGTCCCTGCGGCAGCGGCCGCAAGGCCAAGGACTGCTGCAGCAGCGGGAAGGGGGCCGCGGCCGGGCCGGACGCGGCCGCGGATTCTCCGCTCCTGCGCGGGGGCCTCCTCGCCGCCTTCGTCGCCTTCCTCCTTTGCCGTCTCTACTTCAAGATCTGGGACCCCGACCTGTGGTTCCATCTGAGCATCGGCCGCTACATCGTCCAGCACGGCCTCATCCCGCATGCGAACCTCTTCTCCTGGACGGACCCTGCTCAGCCCTGGGTCGTCCATGAGTGGCTCTCGCAGGTGCTCTTCTACGGGGTGTACTCCCGCTTCTCCGCCGGGGGCGTCCTCCTTCTGAGGATGACCGTCTTCCTGGCGGTGTTCGGCGTGCTCCTGCGCTCGGTCCGCCGTCCGGGCTGGGAGCTCCTGAACATCGGCGGACTGGCGGTGGCCGCGCATGCCGCCGCCATGCGCTTCAACGACCGGCCCGAGATGTTCAGCGCCCTCTTCATCGCCGTGCAGCTGCTCGTGCTGGAAAGGAGACGCCGGGGGGAGAAGGCTCCGCTCTGGGTGATCCCGCTCATCCAGGCCCTCTGGGCGAACATGCACGGTTATTATCTGCTCGGCATCGCGCTGATCGTCCTGTACTGGGCGGGAACGGCCTGGAGCGAGGGCCTGCGCCGCTCGCGGGACCTCGCGGTGCTGGCGGGAGCCGCTCTCCTCGCCTGCCTCGCGAACCCGCGCTTCGGCGCCTGTCTCCTGCACACCCTCCGCAGCGCCCGTCTCTCCATGGAGGCGAACATCCACGAGTTCGCTCCGACCTTCTCGAGCTGGGCGGACTTCCGGGAGACGGGCTGGTTCGAGATCGAGAAGCTGGCGGTCTGGCTCCCGGCGTTGTGCCTCCTGTCGAACCGCCGGCGCGTCCCCGCCGCGCACTGGCTGGTCTGGGCGGCGTTCCTCGGCATGTACCTCCGTTCCCAGCGCAACCTGCTCTTCATCGCCGTGCTGGCGTTTCCCATCGCTCTGTGGAACCTGCGCGAGGCGCTGGAGGAGTGGGTCGGCGCGCATCCGTCCTTCGCGCCGCGTCGGCTGAAGCCCGTCCTGGGGGTTCTCCTCGCGGGGGCCCTCCTCTGGAGCGCGCAGGATTTCGCGTCGGGCCGTTTCTATCGGAGAGGAGGATACTTCCTCGCGCCCGGGACGGGCTTCTCCTCCCTCCATTCTCCCGTCGGAGCGTGCGACTACGTCGTCGACGCGGGGCTCCAGGGGCCGGCCTTCAACAACTACGTCGCGGGGAACTATCTTCTGTGGCGCTTCCCGGACCGGAAGGTCTTCATCGACGGACGGGGGGTGGAGGCGTACGGCCGCGCGTTCTTCTCGTCGTACTGGGACATCGCCGGCGGGAAGGTCCCCCTGGCGGCGTTCACGGCGCGCTACCCCGTCCGCTACTTCCTGATCGACCCCTTCCAGGACCCCGGCGTCGTCCCGCTTCTGCGCGCCCTGGGGCGCGACCCGGCCTGGAAGCCCGCCTATATCGACCATGCCGGCGTGGTCTTCGTCCCCTCGTCCGATGAGAGGCCGATGACGCTCCGGCGGCCGGGAGGCGCGGGAGGGTCGCGCGAGCCGCGGCAGCTCGTCTGGGAGCACTACAACCTCGGCTCGATCCTGCTCTGGCTGGGGAAGGACGCGCTCGCGCAGAAGGAGTTCTCCGAGGTGTTCCGGATGGAGCCGGATTTCAGCACATGA
- a CDS encoding adenylosuccinate synthase: MGSAGLVVVGAQWGDEGKGKIVHWLASRAHTVVRYQGGNNAGHTVVFGGKKYALHSVPSGILVPNCQALIGNGVVLNLGSLREEVRGLERSGIRVRGRLRVSSLCHLVLPHHMHLDALREEGGAGVGSTKRGIGPCYEDKAARLGIRVCDFLDRSLFEELLEKVLREREGELTRAVPLKTARAEALEGYEGLRAFLKPLAADVSLLVSDALDAGRRVMFEGAQGVMLDVDHGTYPFVTSSSPIAGGACVGVGVGPTRIRGVLGVSKAYTTRVGLGPFPTELEGTVARYLREAGGEYGTTTGRPRRIGWLDLVQLRQALRAGGIDRLALTKLDTLAGVHPLRVCVAYKVRGRKTTEFPCARRDAFEAVPVYEDFPGFSGGFEKARSFAALPKGARDYVLEIERRLGVPIPIVSIGRDREQTLLRGPFRWPS; this comes from the coding sequence ATGGGTTCCGCAGGGCTTGTGGTCGTCGGGGCGCAGTGGGGAGACGAGGGCAAGGGGAAGATCGTCCATTGGCTCGCCTCCCGGGCGCACACCGTCGTGCGCTATCAGGGCGGCAACAACGCCGGGCACACGGTGGTCTTCGGCGGCAAGAAGTACGCCCTCCACAGCGTCCCCTCCGGCATCCTCGTCCCGAACTGCCAGGCCCTCATCGGCAACGGCGTCGTCCTCAACCTGGGCTCCCTGCGCGAGGAGGTCCGCGGGCTCGAGCGTTCCGGCATCCGGGTGCGCGGGCGTCTGCGCGTGAGCTCGCTCTGCCACCTCGTGCTGCCGCATCACATGCACCTCGACGCCCTGCGCGAGGAAGGCGGCGCCGGCGTGGGCTCGACGAAGCGCGGCATCGGCCCCTGCTACGAGGATAAGGCCGCCCGGCTCGGCATCCGGGTCTGCGACTTCCTCGACCGGTCGCTCTTCGAGGAGCTCCTCGAGAAGGTCCTGCGCGAGCGCGAAGGCGAGCTCACCCGCGCCGTGCCGCTCAAGACGGCCCGCGCCGAGGCGCTGGAGGGCTACGAAGGCCTGCGCGCCTTCCTCAAGCCCCTGGCCGCCGACGTCTCGCTGCTCGTGTCGGACGCGCTCGACGCCGGGCGTCGGGTGATGTTCGAGGGCGCCCAGGGCGTCATGCTCGACGTGGACCACGGCACCTACCCCTTCGTGACCTCCTCGAGCCCCATCGCCGGCGGCGCCTGCGTCGGCGTCGGCGTCGGCCCCACCCGCATCCGCGGCGTGCTCGGCGTGAGCAAGGCCTATACGACCCGCGTCGGTCTGGGCCCCTTCCCGACGGAGCTCGAGGGGACGGTGGCCCGCTATCTGCGCGAGGCGGGGGGGGAGTACGGCACCACCACCGGCCGGCCGCGCCGCATCGGCTGGCTCGATCTCGTCCAGCTCCGCCAGGCCCTGCGGGCCGGCGGCATCGACCGGCTCGCGCTCACCAAGCTCGACACCCTCGCCGGGGTCCATCCCCTGCGCGTGTGCGTCGCGTACAAGGTCCGGGGCCGCAAGACGACCGAGTTCCCCTGCGCGCGGCGCGACGCGTTCGAAGCCGTGCCGGTCTATGAGGACTTTCCCGGCTTCAGCGGCGGTTTCGAGAAGGCGCGGAGCTTCGCCGCCCTCCCCAAGGGCGCGCGCGACTACGTGCTCGAGATCGAACGGCGCCTGGGCGTGCCCATCCCCATCGTCTCCATCGGCCGGGACCGCGAGCAGACCCTCCTGCGCGGTCCCTTCCGGTGGCCTTCCTGA